A stretch of the Parabacteroides timonensis genome encodes the following:
- a CDS encoding NAD-dependent 4,6-dehydratase LegB produces the protein MKRVLVTGADGFIGSHLTEMLLEQGYQVKALSYYNSFNDWGWLNDVKHPNLEVVTGDIRDPYFCKHITKDVKQIFHLAALIAIPYSYVAPDSYVDTNIKGTLNICQAAKENGVERVLITSTSEVYGTAQYVPIDEKHPKQPQSPYSATKIGADAIAMSFYNAFELPIVLVRPFNTYGPRQSARAIIPTIITQIANGKKEIKLGDLTPTRDFNFVKDTCKGFIELSKCEAAIGQEVNICSNFEISMRDTLNTIARLMNSDVRFIEDEARIRPKNSEVFRLWGDNTKIKSLTDFVPSYSLEEGLKETIDWFLDKDNLKKYKADMYNV, from the coding sequence ATGAAAAGAGTATTGGTTACAGGCGCCGATGGATTTATCGGTTCTCATTTAACTGAGATGTTGTTGGAACAGGGATATCAGGTTAAAGCACTCTCTTATTATAATTCTTTTAATGATTGGGGGTGGTTGAATGATGTAAAACATCCTAATTTAGAAGTTGTAACAGGAGATATTCGCGATCCTTATTTTTGTAAACATATAACTAAGGATGTCAAACAGATATTTCATCTGGCTGCTTTGATCGCTATTCCTTATTCTTATGTAGCACCAGATAGTTACGTCGATACAAATATCAAGGGAACTTTAAATATATGTCAGGCAGCTAAGGAAAACGGAGTGGAAAGAGTACTTATTACATCTACTTCGGAAGTGTATGGTACTGCTCAATATGTACCAATCGATGAGAAACATCCGAAACAACCTCAGTCGCCCTATTCTGCTACAAAGATTGGTGCAGATGCAATAGCTATGAGCTTTTATAATGCATTTGAATTGCCGATAGTGTTGGTAAGACCTTTTAATACTTATGGACCGCGTCAATCGGCACGGGCTATAATTCCGACAATTATTACTCAAATAGCGAATGGTAAAAAAGAAATTAAACTGGGTGATTTGACTCCTACACGTGATTTTAATTTTGTCAAAGATACATGTAAGGGATTTATTGAGCTTTCAAAATGTGAAGCAGCGATAGGGCAAGAGGTCAATATTTGCAGTAACTTTGAAATCTCTATGCGCGACACATTGAATACAATAGCCCGGCTTATGAACTCGGATGTCAGGTTCATTGAAGATGAAGCCCGGATTCGTCCTAAAAACTCGGAAGTATTCCGTTTATGGGGAGATAACACAAAGATTAAATCATTAACCGATTTTGTTCCTTCTTATTCATTGGAGGAGGGATTGAAAGAGACAATCGACTGGTTTTTGGATAAAGATAATTTGAAGAAGTATAAAGCTGATATGTATAATGTATAA